The Trinickia acidisoli genome includes a window with the following:
- a CDS encoding SIMPL domain-containing protein (The SIMPL domain is named for its presence in mouse protein SIMPL (signalling molecule that associates with mouse pelle-like kinase). Bacterial member BP26, from Brucella, was shown to assemble into a channel-like structure, while YggE from E. coli has been associated with resistance to oxidative stress.) codes for MRKITAALTFAAVVPLAFAALPSRADTTLTQPVPSGVLSLSAQASADVPQDVVDITLFYEKEANDAASLTDSLNQHADAALKQARGVANVTAHTGTFTIYPMTDRDGHISSWRGRTEVVLESRDFAAATKLAGQINSTMQVGSVAFSLSPDAQRAAAEKLTTEAIKKFRDQAESSARAFGYGGYTIREVDVGGGNAPPPRPMFAMRAMAAAAPAAAPLPVEGGKSTVTVTVSGSVQMTR; via the coding sequence ATGAGAAAAATAACCGCAGCCCTGACTTTCGCGGCCGTCGTGCCGCTCGCGTTCGCTGCCCTGCCCTCGAGAGCCGACACCACGCTGACGCAGCCGGTGCCGTCGGGCGTGCTGTCGCTGTCGGCGCAAGCGAGCGCCGACGTGCCGCAGGACGTCGTCGACATCACACTGTTCTACGAGAAGGAGGCGAACGACGCCGCGTCGCTGACCGATTCGCTCAATCAGCATGCCGACGCGGCGCTCAAGCAAGCCCGGGGCGTAGCGAACGTCACCGCGCATACGGGCACGTTCACGATCTACCCGATGACCGACCGCGACGGCCATATCTCATCGTGGCGCGGCCGCACGGAAGTCGTTCTCGAATCGCGCGATTTCGCCGCCGCCACGAAGCTCGCGGGGCAGATCAATTCGACGATGCAGGTCGGCAGCGTGGCGTTCTCGCTGTCGCCCGACGCGCAGCGCGCGGCCGCGGAAAAGCTCACGACCGAGGCGATCAAGAAATTCAGGGATCAGGCCGAATCGTCCGCGCGCGCGTTCGGATACGGCGGCTATACGATTCGCGAAGTCGACGTGGGCGGGGGCAACGCGCCGCCGCCGCGCCCGATGTTCGCGATGCGAGCCATGGCCGCCGCCGCGCCGGCAGCGGCCCCGCTGCCGGTCGAAGGCGGGAAGTCGACGGTGACGGTCACGGTGTCGGGTTCCGTGCAGATGACCCGCTAG
- the lgt gene encoding prolipoprotein diacylglyceryl transferase yields the protein MLIHPNFDPIAIHFGPLAVRWYGLMYLVGFMLAVFIARLRLKLPHVAEQGWTAKDIDDILFYGVLGTILGGRLGYILFYKPDYYFAHPLDVFKVWQGGMSFHGGFLGVTLAMVLFAYQRKRTWLQVTDFVAPMVPTGLAAGRLGNFINGELWGRVTSPDAPWAMMFQSASNDDAIWLTRHPLLAAKWHLNEVFAQYHMLPRHPSELYEIALEGITLFLVLWFFTRKPRPMGAASAVFLIGYGLARFIVEFAREPDDFLGLLALGLSMGQWLSLPMIIVGAGLLVWSYRRARTAPAGAGTR from the coding sequence ATGCTGATTCATCCCAATTTCGATCCCATTGCGATTCATTTCGGCCCGCTTGCGGTGCGTTGGTACGGCCTCATGTACCTCGTCGGCTTCATGCTGGCGGTTTTCATCGCGCGGCTGCGGCTGAAGCTGCCGCATGTCGCCGAGCAGGGCTGGACCGCGAAGGACATCGACGACATCCTGTTCTACGGCGTGCTCGGCACGATCCTCGGGGGCCGGCTCGGCTATATCTTGTTCTACAAGCCTGATTACTACTTCGCGCATCCGCTCGATGTCTTCAAGGTCTGGCAGGGCGGGATGTCGTTTCACGGCGGCTTTCTCGGCGTGACGCTGGCGATGGTGCTGTTCGCTTATCAGCGCAAGCGCACTTGGCTGCAAGTGACCGATTTCGTTGCGCCGATGGTACCGACGGGCCTCGCGGCCGGCCGCCTCGGCAATTTCATCAACGGCGAACTGTGGGGCCGTGTGACGAGCCCGGATGCGCCTTGGGCGATGATGTTCCAGAGCGCGTCGAACGACGACGCGATCTGGCTCACGCGGCATCCGCTGTTGGCGGCCAAGTGGCATTTGAACGAAGTGTTCGCGCAATATCACATGCTGCCGCGTCATCCGTCGGAGCTCTACGAGATCGCGCTCGAAGGCATCACGCTGTTTCTCGTGTTGTGGTTTTTCACGCGCAAGCCGCGCCCGATGGGCGCCGCGTCGGCCGTGTTTCTCATCGGCTACGGGCTGGCGCGTTTCATCGTCGAATTCGCGCGCGAGCCCGACGACTTCCTCGGGTTGCTCGCGCTGGGGCTGTCGATGGGGCAGTGGCTTTCGCTGCCGATGATCATCGTCGGCGCGGGGCTGCTCGTCTGGTCGTATCGGCGCGCCCGCACGGCGCCGGCGGGTGCCGGCACGCGTTGA
- a CDS encoding LysR family transcriptional regulator: MTPDLRQLRYFVAVAEERHFGRAARKLSMTQPPLSQAIRALEETLGVELFARTKRTVELTAVGADLLPEVRKLLVGADALRPLAQSLARGEAGALSLSFVSTADYGLLPQLLREFAAHHPRVRLNLAEATSDVQIEELVAGRIDAGLIIPPLPPRHAATLTYLPVMREPLVAALPASGVRHRGRGEPPDWLDEPVSLSEVGQLPLVIFPRRLAPGFYDIITGCYGAAGLAPRIGQEAIQMQTIVSLVSAGMGVALVPQSLRNLRRTGVVYRPLAERTPLVETGLVWRTADVGPVLAGFIDIVRAHASVHARAPRAPVGGRRAKPSRAVREQGT, from the coding sequence ATGACACCGGATTTGCGCCAATTGCGCTATTTCGTCGCCGTTGCCGAGGAGCGGCATTTCGGGCGCGCCGCCCGCAAGCTGTCGATGACCCAGCCCCCGCTGTCGCAGGCGATTCGTGCGCTCGAGGAAACGCTCGGCGTCGAGCTGTTCGCACGCACGAAACGTACGGTCGAGCTCACGGCTGTCGGTGCCGATCTGCTGCCCGAAGTGCGCAAGCTGCTCGTGGGTGCCGACGCGCTGCGGCCGCTCGCGCAAAGCCTCGCGCGCGGCGAGGCCGGTGCGCTTTCGCTCTCGTTCGTCTCCACGGCCGATTACGGCCTGCTGCCGCAATTGTTGCGCGAGTTCGCGGCGCACCATCCGCGCGTGCGCCTGAATCTGGCGGAAGCGACGAGCGACGTGCAGATCGAGGAACTCGTCGCGGGCCGGATCGATGCCGGCCTCATCATTCCGCCGCTGCCGCCGCGTCATGCGGCGACGCTGACGTATCTGCCCGTCATGCGCGAACCGCTCGTCGCGGCGCTGCCCGCATCCGGCGTGCGTCATCGCGGCCGCGGTGAGCCGCCCGACTGGCTCGATGAACCCGTGTCGCTGTCGGAAGTGGGGCAATTGCCGCTCGTGATCTTCCCGCGCCGTTTGGCACCGGGCTTTTATGACATCATTACGGGCTGCTACGGTGCGGCGGGCCTCGCGCCCCGCATCGGACAAGAAGCGATTCAGATGCAGACGATCGTCAGTCTCGTCTCGGCGGGCATGGGCGTCGCGCTCGTGCCGCAGTCGTTGCGGAACTTGCGGCGCACCGGTGTCGTCTATCGGCCGCTTGCCGAGCGCACGCCGCTCGTCGAAACGGGGCTCGTCTGGCGGACGGCCGACGTCGGCCCTGTGCTGGCCGGCTTCATCGACATCGTGCGCGCCCATGCAAGCGTGCACGCGCGCGCGCCTCGCGCGCCGGTAGGCGGCCGCCGGGCGAAGCCGAGCAGGGCCGTGCGGGAACAAGGGACTTAA
- the ilvD gene encoding dihydroxy-acid dehydratase, producing MAHNRRSQHITQGVARAPNRSMFYALGYKKDDFDKPMIGIANGHSTITPCNAGLQKLADAAVAAVSEAGANAQTFGTPTISDGMSMGTEGMKYSLVSREVIADCVETCVQGQWMDGVVVIGGCDKNMPGGMIALARMNVPGIYVYGGTIRPGHWKGKDLTIVSSFEAVGEFTAGRMSKEDFDGIEQNACPTTGSCGGMYTANTMSSSFEALGMSLLYSSTMANPDDEKVVSSAQSARVLVEAVKKDLKPRDIITRESIENAVALIMATGGSTNAVLHYLAIAHAAEVEWTIDDFERIRQRVPVICNLKPSGDYVATDLHRAGGIPQVLKILLDAGLLHGDCVTITGKTIAEELKDVPSAPRADQQVIFPIEKALYKEGHLAILKGNLATNGAVAKITGLKNPVITGPARVFDDEQSALAAILDERIRPGDVLVLRYLGPQGGPGMPEMLAPTSALIGKGLGESVGLITDGRFSGGTWGMVVGHVAPEAFVGGTIALVQEGDSITIDAHALLLQLNVDEAELARRKAAWKQPAPRYVHGVLAKYAALARPADQGAVTG from the coding sequence ATGGCCCACAACCGTCGCTCCCAGCACATCACGCAAGGCGTCGCGCGCGCACCGAACCGCTCGATGTTCTATGCGCTCGGCTACAAGAAGGACGACTTCGACAAGCCGATGATCGGCATCGCGAACGGCCACTCCACGATCACGCCGTGCAACGCCGGCTTGCAGAAGCTCGCCGATGCGGCGGTCGCCGCGGTGAGCGAGGCCGGCGCGAATGCGCAGACGTTCGGCACGCCGACAATCTCCGACGGCATGTCGATGGGTACCGAAGGGATGAAGTACTCGCTCGTCTCGCGCGAGGTCATCGCCGACTGCGTCGAGACCTGCGTGCAGGGCCAGTGGATGGACGGCGTCGTCGTGATCGGCGGCTGCGACAAGAATATGCCGGGCGGCATGATCGCACTCGCCCGCATGAACGTGCCGGGCATTTACGTCTACGGCGGCACAATCCGCCCCGGCCACTGGAAGGGCAAGGACTTGACGATCGTGTCGTCGTTCGAGGCCGTCGGCGAGTTCACGGCCGGCCGCATGTCGAAGGAAGACTTCGACGGCATCGAGCAGAACGCCTGTCCCACCACGGGCTCGTGCGGCGGCATGTACACGGCCAACACGATGAGCTCGTCGTTCGAAGCGCTCGGTATGTCGCTGCTCTACTCGTCGACGATGGCGAACCCCGACGACGAGAAGGTCGTATCGAGCGCGCAATCGGCGCGCGTGCTCGTCGAAGCCGTGAAAAAGGATTTGAAGCCGCGCGACATCATCACGCGCGAATCGATCGAGAATGCCGTGGCGCTCATCATGGCGACGGGCGGCTCGACCAATGCGGTGCTCCACTATCTCGCGATCGCGCATGCGGCCGAAGTCGAATGGACGATCGACGATTTCGAGCGAATTCGCCAACGCGTGCCCGTCATCTGCAATTTGAAGCCGTCGGGCGACTATGTCGCGACCGACCTTCACCGCGCGGGCGGCATCCCGCAGGTGCTGAAGATTCTGCTCGACGCGGGCCTGCTGCACGGCGATTGCGTCACGATCACCGGCAAAACCATCGCCGAAGAATTGAAGGACGTACCGAGCGCGCCGCGCGCCGACCAGCAAGTGATCTTCCCGATCGAGAAGGCGCTGTACAAGGAAGGGCACTTGGCGATCCTCAAGGGCAACCTCGCCACGAACGGTGCCGTCGCGAAAATCACCGGCCTGAAGAACCCGGTGATCACGGGCCCGGCGCGCGTCTTCGACGACGAGCAAAGCGCACTCGCGGCGATCCTGGACGAGCGCATCCGTCCCGGCGACGTGCTCGTGCTGCGCTATCTCGGCCCGCAAGGCGGACCGGGCATGCCCGAAATGCTGGCCCCCACTTCCGCGCTGATCGGCAAAGGATTAGGCGAATCGGTCGGTCTCATCACCGACGGGCGCTTCTCGGGCGGAACCTGGGGCATGGTGGTCGGGCACGTCGCACCGGAAGCGTTCGTCGGCGGCACGATCGCGCTCGTGCAAGAAGGCGATTCGATCACGATCGATGCGCACGCGCTGCTGCTGCAACTGAACGTGGATGAAGCGGAACTCGCGCGTCGAAAAGCCGCGTGGAAGCAGCCGGCTCCGCGCTACGTGCACGGCGTGCTTGCCAAGTATGCGGCGCTCGCGCGCCCGGCCGACCAAGGCGCCGTGACCGGTTGA